The Allorhodopirellula heiligendammensis genome includes a window with the following:
- a CDS encoding glycosyltransferase family 4 protein, with protein MRIAMLAPIAWRTPPRSYGPWELVTSMLTEALVERGVDVTLFATLDSITRGTLAGVVPAPYGDDSSIDAKVWEFRHLAHLFEQAHRFDLIHNQADFPAHAFSRLTDTPIVTTIHGFSSKRILPMYAEYQDVVHYVAISDADRCPDLRYAATIHHGIPIDDFPFNPIGSDALLFFGRIHPDKGAAEAIAVARASGRHLHMYGIVQDADYYQREVLPTADGTTVTYHGAVGGMRRLTALGDARALLHLINFEEPFGLSVIESMACGTPVIASRRGSMPELIEHGVTGFLVDSLAEANQAIERIDEIDRTTVRRTVANRFGIDRMADAYLNLYQRIVGV; from the coding sequence ATGCGTATCGCGATGTTGGCTCCGATTGCATGGCGCACGCCGCCGAGAAGCTACGGCCCCTGGGAGCTCGTCACGAGCATGCTGACCGAGGCGCTCGTCGAGCGAGGAGTGGACGTGACGCTATTCGCCACGCTCGATAGCATTACGAGAGGAACGCTCGCTGGCGTTGTACCAGCACCATATGGCGACGATTCATCAATCGACGCCAAAGTCTGGGAGTTTCGCCACTTAGCCCATCTCTTCGAACAGGCCCATCGATTTGACCTGATTCACAATCAGGCGGACTTCCCGGCTCACGCATTCTCGCGTCTGACCGACACGCCGATCGTGACGACGATCCATGGTTTTTCGTCCAAGCGAATTCTGCCGATGTATGCGGAATACCAAGACGTGGTGCATTACGTCGCCATCAGCGACGCTGATCGCTGCCCCGACCTGCGGTACGCTGCGACAATCCACCATGGCATTCCTATTGACGATTTCCCATTCAATCCGATCGGGAGTGATGCTCTGCTGTTCTTCGGTCGCATCCATCCCGACAAAGGCGCTGCAGAGGCGATCGCCGTGGCCCGCGCAAGTGGGCGCCATCTGCACATGTACGGGATCGTGCAGGACGCGGACTATTATCAGCGGGAGGTTTTGCCGACCGCCGATGGGACGACGGTAACCTATCACGGCGCTGTCGGCGGGATGCGACGGCTAACCGCGCTTGGCGACGCGCGGGCGCTGTTGCATCTTATCAATTTTGAAGAACCATTCGGACTGTCGGTCATCGAGTCCATGGCGTGCGGCACACCCGTCATCGCCTCGCGCCGGGGCTCGATGCCTGAGCTGATTGAGCATGGTGTCACTGGCTTTCTTGTCGACAGTCTCGCTGAGGCAAATCAAGCGATCGAGCGAATTGACGAGATTGACCGAACTACCGTCCGCCGCACCGTCGCTAACCGATTCGGGATCGACCGGATGGCGGATGCCTATCTGAATCTGTATCAGCGCATTGTCGGCGTCTAA
- a CDS encoding DUF1559 domain-containing protein — translation MLSERRLLRHGFTLVELLVVIAIIGVLVGLLLPAVQAAREAARRMSCSNRLRQVGLANQNYHSAFNQFPSGYRSFATRNGSAPAAVQMDSVTWDAGPGWGWAAALLPFAEGTALVAELRLDRPIWDPANQLTIAATLPMFLCPSATGGDKPFEVLDSAGQPLVVNGNTIQLGRSHYVASHGQESCWGECGSAATGEIFTNIYTSETTIVRIDGDAGQVADGPFFRNSRTRFRDVVDGTSQTIFFGEHSSALSDKSWAGVVPGAFTHPRFHSPENGPDAAATLTLVHAGPSGGELDITGSPIIHPVNFPTYHVGQMYSEHLGGGFVGMGDGSVRYVSNFVDLILWAEMSSMNEGEVIEMEQL, via the coding sequence ATGTTGAGCGAGAGACGTCTGCTACGCCACGGATTCACGTTGGTCGAATTATTGGTCGTCATTGCGATCATCGGAGTGCTGGTCGGGCTGTTGTTGCCTGCCGTGCAAGCCGCCCGTGAGGCAGCACGCCGAATGTCCTGCAGCAACCGATTGAGGCAGGTGGGACTGGCCAACCAGAATTATCACTCCGCGTTCAATCAGTTTCCCTCAGGCTACCGATCCTTCGCAACACGCAACGGCTCGGCGCCTGCGGCGGTCCAGATGGACTCGGTGACTTGGGACGCGGGGCCTGGATGGGGCTGGGCTGCCGCGCTATTGCCATTCGCGGAGGGGACTGCGCTGGTCGCCGAACTCCGGCTGGATCGACCGATTTGGGATCCTGCAAATCAGCTGACGATCGCAGCAACGCTGCCGATGTTTTTGTGCCCCAGTGCGACCGGTGGAGACAAACCTTTCGAGGTTCTTGATTCAGCAGGGCAGCCGCTTGTAGTTAACGGCAATACCATCCAACTGGGCCGCAGCCACTATGTCGCCAGCCATGGACAGGAGAGCTGTTGGGGTGAGTGCGGTTCTGCGGCAACTGGCGAGATCTTTACCAATATCTACACCTCCGAAACGACGATTGTGAGGATCGACGGTGATGCAGGTCAGGTTGCCGATGGTCCCTTCTTCCGCAATTCACGCACGCGATTCCGAGATGTTGTTGACGGCACCAGTCAGACCATCTTCTTCGGCGAGCACAGTTCTGCCCTGAGCGACAAGAGTTGGGCTGGCGTAGTCCCCGGCGCATTCACGCATCCGCGTTTTCACTCGCCCGAGAATGGTCCCGACGCGGCTGCGACATTGACGCTCGTCCACGCCGGGCCGTCCGGTGGCGAGCTCGATATTACTGGCAGCCCGATCATTCATCCGGTGAACTTTCCAACCTATCACGTGGGTCAGATGTACTCCGAACATCTCGGCGGTGGCTTTGTGGGTATGGGTGATGGCTCGGTACGGTATGTCAGTAACTTCGTTGACTTAATCTTGTGGGCGGAAATGTCCAGCATGAATGAGGGTGAAGTGATTGAGATGGAGCAATTGTGA
- a CDS encoding 2Fe-2S iron-sulfur cluster-binding protein encodes MDSFYHVTIILLDGQSHQVEFRRHAYNNLMELIVNELYENIGDCKGHAWCGTCHVEITSGRLTEDKHRDEVMTLGKLTNTAATSRLACQIMTDELIDGMVFRVLGDV; translated from the coding sequence ATGGATTCGTTCTATCACGTCACCATCATCTTGCTCGATGGACAATCACACCAAGTTGAGTTCCGTCGACACGCCTACAACAACTTGATGGAGTTAATTGTCAACGAGCTGTACGAAAATATTGGTGATTGCAAAGGACACGCATGGTGCGGAACTTGTCACGTCGAGATCACGTCGGGACGCCTCACCGAAGACAAGCATCGCGACGAAGTCATGACCCTTGGGAAGCTGACAAATACTGCTGCCACCAGTCGCTTGGCCTGCCAGATCATGACAGACGAACTGATCGACGGAATGGTTTTTCGTGTGTTAGGTGATGTTTAA
- a CDS encoding PP2C family protein-serine/threonine phosphatase encodes MSHPSPEPCRNHSCGLTDVGRRRTENQDQFLVAELRKSMVVRTTSLPIEKNTTLFGRVRGELLIVADGMGGQAAGQRASSVALDHLIAQLLNRMHCFFHLSDGRDDAFVAALKDLLQQTHARILAEAATNDAERGMGTTLTMAYIVWPRMYVVHVGDSRCYLIRKGRCEQLTTDHTLARKLVDAGGMRPEDEAHSRWTNVLWNVLGGKGEHELVAEVRRTELVEGDTVLLCSDGLSRYLSTETLAEVVLEGGDEIQSICHRLVGLANAAGGEDNITVIVSQPRSRKPYDDELPSGETCSSQTESPPADQRSTVKEFADEDTLPGT; translated from the coding sequence ATGAGTCATCCCTCCCCCGAGCCCTGCCGTAATCATTCCTGCGGGCTAACCGATGTGGGGCGTCGGCGCACCGAGAACCAAGATCAGTTCCTGGTGGCAGAACTGCGAAAATCGATGGTGGTCAGGACGACGAGTTTGCCGATCGAGAAAAACACGACTCTGTTCGGACGTGTCCGGGGTGAATTATTGATCGTCGCCGACGGGATGGGCGGGCAAGCGGCCGGCCAGCGTGCGAGCAGCGTCGCACTGGATCACTTGATCGCCCAACTGCTCAACCGGATGCACTGTTTCTTTCATCTCTCGGACGGTCGAGACGACGCCTTCGTCGCCGCGCTCAAAGATCTCCTGCAGCAGACCCACGCACGCATACTCGCCGAAGCTGCTACCAATGACGCCGAACGCGGGATGGGCACGACCCTGACAATGGCCTACATCGTCTGGCCGCGAATGTATGTGGTCCACGTTGGTGACAGTCGCTGCTATCTCATTCGCAAGGGCCGGTGCGAACAACTGACTACGGATCACACACTTGCGAGAAAACTCGTGGATGCGGGGGGGATGAGGCCCGAAGATGAGGCGCATAGCCGCTGGACCAACGTGCTCTGGAATGTGCTTGGGGGTAAAGGAGAACACGAATTGGTCGCCGAAGTCCGCCGCACCGAACTGGTCGAGGGCGACACCGTACTGCTTTGTAGTGACGGGTTGAGCCGCTACCTCTCGACCGAGACCCTTGCGGAAGTCGTCTTGGAGGGAGGCGATGAAATCCAAAGTATTTGCCATCGACTCGTCGGTTTAGCAAATGCAGCGGGCGGTGAGGACAATATCACCGTGATCGTCTCCCAACCTCGCAGCCGAAAACCTTATGACGATGAGTTGCCGTCCGGTGAGACATGCAGCTCCCAGACCGAATCGCCCCCCGCCGACCAGCGCTCCACCGTTAAGGAGTTCGCGGACGAAGACACGCTGCCCGGTACCTAA
- the rlmN gene encoding 23S rRNA (adenine(2503)-C(2))-methyltransferase RlmN: MSDPISIFDSQALDELRREQRFDPQHLRALRNQLFKQFCPDAVALAGFPGRDRVSCHALELHRRFDSTVDGATKLLFRTASGMLIEAVALRIATGRTTLCVSSQVGCAAACEFCATGKMGIARNLATPEILDQVLQVGQLLAAEQGRLDNIVFMGMGEPFHNEANLMSTLAALTARDQFNRSPASILVSTVGVPDAMLRLAEGFPKVNLALSLHSADQLIREKIMPLARRYPLTELRRVLGECQRIQRREVMIEYLMLDSLNDSTEDAVALLAWLGDLRVHVNLIPYNPIDDAPDLNASPPEKIAEFAARLKSAGVKTTVRYSLGRDIDAACGQLVRMENRNHYHSRISRFGTLTGDLS; the protein is encoded by the coding sequence GTGTCCGATCCGATCTCCATTTTTGACTCGCAGGCACTTGACGAGCTTCGACGTGAGCAGCGTTTTGATCCTCAGCATCTACGTGCCCTCCGTAATCAGTTGTTCAAACAGTTCTGTCCCGATGCTGTGGCGCTCGCCGGTTTTCCAGGTCGCGACCGCGTCAGTTGCCACGCACTTGAATTGCACCGCCGATTTGATTCCACAGTCGATGGCGCCACAAAACTGCTTTTTCGCACCGCTTCAGGGATGCTGATCGAGGCGGTGGCCCTACGCATCGCGACGGGGCGGACGACACTCTGCGTTTCCAGCCAGGTCGGATGCGCAGCAGCCTGCGAGTTTTGTGCAACGGGTAAAATGGGCATCGCACGCAACCTCGCGACTCCCGAAATCCTGGACCAAGTGCTGCAGGTCGGGCAATTGCTTGCCGCCGAGCAGGGGCGGCTCGATAATATCGTGTTCATGGGGATGGGCGAACCGTTTCATAACGAAGCGAATTTGATGTCTACATTGGCTGCCCTGACCGCTCGCGACCAATTCAATCGTTCTCCCGCCAGCATTCTTGTGTCCACCGTGGGCGTGCCTGACGCCATGCTGCGGCTTGCCGAGGGGTTCCCCAAGGTGAATTTGGCTCTGAGCCTGCATAGCGCCGATCAACTCATTCGAGAAAAAATCATGCCGCTGGCACGACGATACCCGCTCACCGAACTTCGCCGCGTCCTGGGTGAGTGCCAGCGAATCCAGCGGCGCGAGGTGATGATCGAATACCTGATGTTGGATTCGCTCAATGATTCCACCGAGGATGCCGTGGCGTTATTGGCGTGGCTGGGAGATTTGCGAGTCCACGTCAACTTGATCCCTTACAACCCCATCGACGATGCGCCGGACCTCAATGCCTCCCCACCCGAGAAAATTGCTGAATTCGCCGCCCGGCTCAAGTCGGCGGGCGTGAAAACGACCGTGCGATACTCGCTCGGCCGCGATATCGACGCGGCCTGTGGCCAGTTGGTCCGAATGGAGAATCGGAATCATTATCACTCTCGCATCTCGCGATTTGGTACACTCACAGGCGATCTGTCTTGA